The Glycine soja cultivar W05 chromosome 4, ASM419377v2, whole genome shotgun sequence genomic sequence AGTCCTCACCGCGCATAACTCGCCTAACGGAATCCAGGTAATTTCGCTgctattttctcttatttatttattattacttttttccctttttggatTCCTGAAAACACCACTTCAGAATCATATTGTTAAACGTATTGCTTATTTTGTTGCCTGTttcttttgaaataataatcaataatcaatatGGACCACCCGCTGTTTACGTATATATAAGATTGTTACACATTACAgtgaaattatattattattattattattatttacactttttttgtattcttttaatttttaattttttaagtagttGCGTCTTGCGTgcactttttagttttttttttttttaggaatctCCATATTGTTTGATGGATATTGGTTTTAATTTTATGGAAAAATCTGAGCGAGTTGCTCGGTCAGATTTTTGTACCTTTGCAGATATTTTCATATCAGTAtcaaattcttttctttttcaacccTGCCCTTCCAGAAACCAGAAGTCTATTTAGGATGCTCtcttaaaagaaaagtaaaatatattatcaaatatctTTACTTCCACTGCATTTCATCTTCCTAACCCATGTAGGTTGGTTAAAGGAAAAACTGTCAAGGTTACCCAATCACTTATGAGTGGGACAGAATATTTTAACTGTATTAAATACAGCAGGAGGTTATTATCGTAGGCACGTAACACGATCACGTTAGGTCGTGTATTTATGTGTATGTTTATCTTAAAAGTATACTTTTCTCTAAAAAGATACTTTGTAATTTGTATAactttatatttatgttaaaagTTAACTTAggcttttttcaataaaaagttagtattcttctaaaaaaaaggGTAGTAACGTTcttttaagaatttataatcattatataataataatattaatataaaatatgatactaaacgtgaaataaatttaaactaaaaattatttgaaaagttacttttctattttatataaagttattattaaattaaatttgataagatctgtttgtatttttatttaaacaacTTGATATATCTCTTGAAATAAAACCTTGATaccaaataatatattttccaCATTTAGgcgaaaaacaaataaagtttGCCTTTTACTGGAATATATTTTTCCGTTTTTATGTAATATCCAGATCAGATTGTTTGACACATTCAATTCGTTGGCAAGATTCTTTTGAAAATGTTCCTGAACACAGAATTGGGAAGATAAAAGATACTTTTAatcttatgatatatttttaagataattaattataacatacaatattaatttttaattttaaatattcaaatgaatAATGGAAGCATTTccttctcttcatttttttcactaGCTACCAGTGAACCACTTTTGTACGTTGCTGCAATTCTAGCCCGCAACCATCTATATTTATAGCTAAATTAATTCATAGCCTGTTttactttttactaaatatgtcTACAGGCTCGTAGATCTGTTAATTCTTTATCCATTTAATTGTTTAATACTTAACATATTTAGGAGTTGGATAAAATTTGAAACTTTGGAGAGTTAGGAGGCAGTTTTCAGTTTTGGTAGGGTTTGGCAGGGGTAATGAGGGCAAGTCCTTTCTTTCTTACTGTCAATGATTTATGAACTTTAATTGCTAAACCAGTAAAGCTAAGCCAAAATTGCTTAGAGTTGAAGTATATATGACGCGAACGTAAATGCTAATTATGACTGAATTTAATCAACAAACTAAATGCTAATTATCATTTACGTTATTAAGCAGGGGCTTCTTCAGTACTTTAACCTAGTGGAGGGATGCCTAACGATGATAAAATCACACCAACAGAAGCACAACTTCACGTACGATTGGATAATCCGAACACGTGTGGACGGGTACTGGAACGCGCCGTTGGGTCCCGAAAACTTCGTTCCGGGAAAATACCTGGTCCCACCGGGCTCCTCGTACGGAGGACTCAACGACCGTTTAGGAATCGGCGACCTCAGAACCTCGACGGTGGCACTGTCGCGTCTCTCTTTAGTTCCAAACCTCGATTCCGCTGGCTTCAACAACCTCAACTCGGAGGCAGCGTTCAAGGCCCAACTCACCACGCTGAACGTGAGCCACGTGGCGAAACGACTCCCGTTCTGCGTCGTTTCGGACCGCAGGTACGATTTTCCGCCGGGGCGGTTCGGGGTGCCGGTGGCGGCGCTTTCGAGCCCGGGCCCATTGAGTGGGGCCAAGTGCAGGCCGTGCAGGCCGGCGTGTGAGGGTTTGTGCGTGGAGACTGTGATGGATAACGTTGAGAAGGAGTGGAGTTGGACCCATTGGGAAAACGGTGCGCTTCAGCTCTGCGACGCACACGATGCCTGGGAGAGTGGTTGGGAGAAGATTTTTGACCGGTTTTCTGGGAACAAATTTGCGGCGGCTAGGAAGCGAATTCACTCTATGAGAATGGGGGAGTGCGTTAAGGATTTTGTTCAGTTGAGGAAACGGAGTGCGCATTGGAGTGCGCCTCCGGTGGATGAGATTTGTACATTGGGTTTGAGTCCACCGTGAacaccttttctttctttctttttcctttttattctttCCATCGTTTGCAGGTACAGTGCACACAATTTAGTAAAGTGATTACTGTGTTTTCTTCATGAAAAGTTGGCAGAAATAGgagaaatatcatttttttttcgaaaTTTAAATATACTAGTGGGTGCGAATATGACactcttataattaaaatactacTAGTAAGTACTTCGTGTAAacgaaaaaagagagagaaagaaacttttaatctttaataaaagattaatattACATAATTATAATCTATTTATAATCCATACGAACATTTTAAaggtagttttttttaatacaacagAAACGAAAAAACAAGAGGATGAGAAAACTAGAAACGATAGACAGAAACTCCTAAAACTGGGATTAATTTGGGAGTTATCTGAGAGTTAATCATGCATgatgattgaaaaatataattatgaataatattaataaaatctcTAACTAGTTTAGTAAGAATTAGCTTTTTTGTAAGCCAAGTCCtttaaatagataatatatagatatataatttCTACACCAAACGCGAGATTTCTCCAGCatcaaatatcttttatttttttattttatttttatatttctcgTCCCTCTCAAATAATAATCAGTACGAAACAATTTTTTGTAAAACTGCACGATCATTTTGTTTTCTGCCAAATATTTGTTTTAcacttcttaatttttttgcctatttttaatcataaatgatttttaaaaggaTGTAGGTCCACGTATTCAATTGGTGTATTTggtgttgtttcttttttttttggatcgtGTTGTTTCTTTCGTAACAAACAACAATGTTGAATAGCGTAATTTGTCCTCTTTTAGTCATCCAGTTACCTATTAATCCTTCCATGAGTTCCatcatttttccatttttttcgtATCATCATCAAATAATGAcagaataagaaaacaaaaatgaaaaatgaagacgacaaacaaaaaggagaagagaggACGTGGAACCTCATATGATATGAGAGTTGATTTTCTACTTTGGTATTAGCATGGACCATATTAGAGTAGCCAAACACCACTAGTAGAGTACTTTACTAGTTTTTCTTTCTGTCATGCACCATAGCGCGGCACACACCAATTCTCATCAAAATTAGGCTAGCCACACTTTAACAGTGGAACAGGCACGTGTAGACTGTAGAGGACCCCACTTTCCCTTCCTTTCCTTCATTCTCGTTCTGGAGGGAGGTCACCGTAACTTTCACGTTCAAAAAGAGACAGACCCAACACAACCACCGTACCGTAACCTGTTGGTCCTCTTCTCAAGTTTGTTCACGTGATTTCACCACCATCATCAACGTGAATTAATACAACACACTGCATTCCCCAATCATATCATACCTTCTTTTCCTCCGATCCATCAGAAAACTACACCAGCAGCAAGGCTCGTGTATTCAAACCCCAAATCATTGCACTCCAAAGTAAATCCTATTCATTTGCTACGGCCACCGCCAACGTGAAATTAATACATTAGCCAACTAGAAGAAAAGAATAAGCACCATCAGTTATATGATTCTATCCATGATTTTAAATTGCAGTTATCGTCATATTAGATTAGATGAGCCAGACAATCTTTACTTTGTGAGAAAAATATAGCCACAATTGCGGTCGTCATATGATTAGGaagtgttaaaatatttatcttgttacaatatttaatggtgatgctgataaattaacaataattttaaagaaaaattacaatagttaaaaatattttaggatgtaatatttttttttttaaaaaaataatttttatttaggaCAAGGTTCACGCAAATAAAAACCTACTGTGGTAGACAAGACATCCCGAGATGAGGATAGTTAACCTTTTAAACTAGTATTGAATCCAAGTATAACAAAAGATAACTCAATGAATTGAAACATCTTTGGAGCAAGAGGAAAAGAAAGCAAAGGATAAGTCAAATGGGagcatattttaattgattcttgattcttaaattaatattttaatttaagaaattagGATTAGTCTcatgtatattttaaattatagtcAAAACTCTATAAAATACACATCATATTTACTACTTGTTATCATTATTGAATGAGTTAATGTGACTTTTGGTCCATtatatttcataattatttgGCTTTGGTTAATCAggtttaaaagttttattttagttctttatgtttttaaatgtatcatttttgtcatttttttatttttcattagaaattttggtgttctattaactttaaaatttaaaaatagtttaacgTCATTTTTGATCTTTTGTGTTTTGTAGTTATTTCGTTTTGGCACATTatcttttaaaagtttaattatgatcttttatgttttttgaaatgtatcattttggtaattttttcaatttttcattagaAACATTAATGTTCATTAGtgtattcaattttaaaatagttaacaTAACATAGTGGGGACTAAAAATCGTCactatctttttcttatttaaaaaaaaataaaaccattaagtaaatgaagaaaagacGGATTTGAAACTATGAACAACATAAATCTTCACTCtcatattattatcatcatcatcattcaatttaatcatttaataacCATAATAATTTCATCCACAAATTACTCTCAATCATAACAGGTAAGAGTTCCTTCTCCTTCCACCACTTCACCTCCCACCATCGACACAAAGAGACTGCTACCCTGACCTTGCTTCTATCTCTATCGCAACCTTCCTATGCAGCCAAAAATTGTTGCCTCATCTAACAATAACAATCATGTCATTGTCATCGCCAACAGTAGCACATTGACGAAGATGATAAAGAAGATTGACAACATCTAGATGTGGATGAGGTTTGATCGATTGGACTTGTCAGAACCCCTCTTTGTGCTACTCGTCTTGACCTAGCCCGATAGAGATGTTGGATGAAAAATCATCTACTTGTTTGACCAAATCATGTGCGACAGTGAAGATCTTACTCGCAAATCTCTCAAAGAGCCGCATTGTGACTTCCTAGCTTGTTCATATATGATTTAATTGGCAATTTAAGgtcatatttttgtattttaccgAAGATAACTTTTGTTCCGATCTCTCCTGATTTTGTTTCCAATAGAATAGAATATGAAAAAACAACATAAATATATGAAATGTTTTGATTTCCTGGTGAAATGTTTTGATTTCCTGGTGAAGAGTATAAAATTTTTGTGATTCCAACAAAATTATGTGTAGATATTGTTCGATTTGTGTAGATATTGTTCGATTTGtgtgatattatatttttttacaatctaTAAGAAATTGGagaagatgatttttttattgtttatttttggaaaaataaaataaaaataatgaccGTTTTTATCTattctatataaaataaattattttaaaagacttaATGACACTTTTCATCTATGatattttacaattatttaactaacttaaaatataataaacaaaaaataaacttaaaatataatgaacaaaaacaaaacaattatacAAAACATAATGAAGTACCAATGTGGCCTTAAGGCTTAATGAGTTGCAGTaaggaatcaattttttttaagagaagtaATCAAGCTGAAAAGGCGAcatttacaaaaattttattCTTCGGGTAGCGTATAAATGTAATGAACTTGTGGTATTGGTTCTCTCTTCTCTGCTTAGCTGTTTCTTGCGGTTGTTTCTTTCTTCGTCATGATCATGTTACGCacactaaaaaacaaaaatttgactTGCGAAATGACTTATTTCGATACATTTTCAAGTttctttttaaagatttttttattaagcacAAATCATTCCGTTCACTTGTGtatcatttgtatttattttaatacggTTGAAATCACATTTTGACTAATGATTTATACTTGTACTCTACTATGATTCTGACTCTTAATTAGTCTTATGAATTTGCCAATACATATCTACTTGACTACTTATTTTTGGAAGGGGTATGCATTAGCAAATTATTCCCACTTGTTTTCAAAATGACTATGTAGCAAATTGTAACATCAGTAAGGATTAAAAAGTTGGCTGCCTAAAAGAAAACCAACATAAAGATGTACCCATTAAGTCACGAACaacaataggaaaaaaaaaaacataaaagaggaAGCTACACCCTGATTATTATAGTGATTgtatttacatatattttgttaCTGGATATAAGACTGGCCAGTGATATCTAAATCTCTGTCCCCAGTTGAAGGGGGAGGATTGTGTTTGGGCTTGATAGCGTCCTTATCAACGGGGCCATCAGCACTCTGGCTCTCACTTGCCGGTGGCTTTGTTTGTTTCTCCGGTTGCCCTTTCTCGGTACCGTACATTCCACCACCATAGGCACCATGTGTTACCGGCTCCATTCTTGAGATTTGGGGTCCTTCCCCCAGTTTTTGCttttcaccctctttctccATTGATGACACTTTCACCATCACCTCACTATTCAATTGCCACTCCATTTGATTTGAGGCTGAGTGAGTCCTCCCTTCTCCTCCTTATGTACATCTTCATTGTCACCTTGTATGTTGGACGAGTGTCTTTTTTATTTACGTGGCAGCATATATCCATGCCACGCAACCGATGTTCTCTTTTAAACACTTCATGTAAACACCatattcttcctttttattCCTGTCTTGCACTTacccttgttttcttttctagaaTTTTTTCGGCTTAGGCCCATCGAAAATTGAACAGTGACCATATTTTGTGGATAGAAAAACTATGACAAATGATATATCCAGTTTCCTTTTTCCTAAGCACACacccttttcatttttgtttaagCTTTTTACTGTCACAAATACTCTTTATATCCAAAATATCCTTATatcattatttcaaaaaataatttccagaatataataattaagaatgcaaaatttaaaacaagaaTTCcggaatattaataattaattttctgaAATTACTTTCCAAAATACAATTTCAGATTTTTCATTCCAGAAATTACTTTTCAGactacaaaatttaaaacaatataatttaaaaacgtATTTCAATGAATGTTTGCCATGCAACACTTCCACCTCTTGTTTTTGTCATATCTgcgtaaatatatattttaacaagCTACTTTTAGAGACCGGATCTTATTTCTAGAATGAAAAGTTTAACAACAAAAGCATCTGTAGATACGTTAAATTTGTTTCAagacatgaaagaaaattaCTGTGTAGCACAAATAACAATAATCGTAGTGTTTTTAAGGTTACATGTGCACTCAAAGCTAGATTTCCATGGAATTTAAAGAATGTCAAAGTGGGATCAATCATTGTTTGctagttttttttccctttctttctaGAAGTACTCCAAAATGATAATGACATAATGAATTATAGttagtattaattaaaaaaaatcttaatgtaAACATCACCAGATGCGCACAATCTCACATCTAAGAAAGTTGAAATTAATAAGCAATTAAGTATGACCGTTAGTTCTGGAAAgttaatgaaaaatgataagttGTATGCATGAAAACAATTTCAGTTTTAACATTAGCAATCACATTAAAAGATGAGAACACAAGAGAAATCAAAGACGAAAACTTCACTGCTATTTCGTAGTCTCAAGATATAATAACCATTAAATTAATATCTATGGATGTGTTAGTTTTCATGCTTTATAcacaaaatttaacatggataCCGTGCAAATCAAGTGCCACAGAGCAATCGCAAAGAACATAACTACAAGAGTGATAagacactatttttatttgaacaatttcCTTTGTTACAAAAGAAAGCATATTCAGTGatattagaatttaaaagtGCTCAAATTCATTGACTTTGTAAGCAGTCATTCCATAATCAATGACACCATGAGATCAATTagaatttctttatatataattgattttattattagaaGCCAAAACTAAGTACGAGGAGTCAAAGCAGGAAGAAtcggaaatatatatatatatatatatatatatatatatatatatatatatatatatatatatatatatatatatattggcatGCTAACTGCTGGTCCGTCTGGTGTATGAGAAATagagttatttttaatgaaggAGATGTCTTAAAGAGAGCCTCTACAATCAAGGTAGATTATGGGAAAGTGAGTCAaccttaattttaatcaaattttatatgtttgaattatttttaaaattaagataaaatcaattatgctgcataaaaattatgattcaGTTGAAGCAAGTAGAAATAATTACTACTTTTATCAAAATGAATTCTCCAGTAATCAATTAAGTAGAATTAATTTcgttcaaaaattaattttgttaccgtgaatccaaacacacactaaaATAATTACTTGGCAATGGCTCCGTTGGGGTGTTTTAGGATATGATTTTTTGGATTTAAGGACTTGCATATGGGTGGTGTTTTATTGGATCCCCATTCACAAGTCATTTTGCATACAAACTATCTTGTACAGCAGATGTATACCCTGTATTAACATTAGTTTGACAGCAGAGACCTTCTTAATTACATCAGCAGCACCCCAAACACCTGCCCTTTCCGAAAGGTAAACATTAATAATACAATCACAAGGCATAAAAGAATTCCTGCAACtacacataaataaaataacttaaatatgcAGAGCACATTTGTTGCACTGTTCCTTGATTCCAAATACACTTGACAACCCGAAGGATGAAAAAACCCTAATATTAGAACACTTGATCAAGCAAGGGAGAAAGAAAGTAATACGGCAGCAAGAAATTGAATGgaggtaaaaagaaaaagggagtgAAAGAGGAAGAACTTGATGGAGGGGAAGTGTCTCGTTGCCGTGCTCGGGGAATGTActtaggaaaataggggagtgGATATAGCATTTGCCGAAACTATTAACAGGGACTACAGTTTGTCTGGgcctgttttcttttcttttgagcTTTGTATCCCGtaggaaaaaaggaagcaatgTTTTgtcctaataataataatattattattgttattataatagacGTCATTTCATATTTTACTTCATTCTTATCGCTCAATTATAGAtacttttatctatttatttattctgcCGCCTCGAGAAATGTATATTTAGCATTAAATCATTAACATTCATTAGTCTTACATGTATGATGTACCTAATGCAATCTCCGAAAGTGACATAATATGAATCATGAGAGTTGTAAGTTTAATGATTAACTCAAATACTTACGCAAACCCAATAAATGAGTAAAATGTAATATATGAAGAATACTTTCAGGTCCCACGAGCCGACAAGtataaacaacttattttccaataaaaaataatttaaaataatatatgatgtAGGAAAGAATAATCGTATCAACACGAAATACTTCACATCACTGTGAGGTAAAAGAACTTAAATTAAATaggtaataataaaatgaatttaatcataattaaaattaaataataaattacttaAAGATAAAATACGTGTATAAATTTGCTTGAGAGTCGttaatacaataaaatttgCAGTATAATATTCCTCGTGTTATATTTGTCATATTAAATTGGAAAAACATAGGAATGAGGACACCTATTCAGATAATActaccccaaaaaaataattttaatagtaTTTCGTGCCATATATTAGCAGCGCTTGTTAGGTATTATCTCTattcttaaattttagtttttttaacatttaattattatttcaaaactttggttattttagaattttaattagatgtaattatgcatttattttttcaaatatacctTAAATATGTTGGgctaattaaaatgataaattaataacttaattttCACAAACTTGAAAGAAAATGTTCAAGCTCGAAATATAgagaataaagagaaaaagtgaATGGTAGCACTGATAAACTCAAATGTAAATGGTAGCAGAGTGATCGGCAACGGGTGAAACCTTAAAGGTGCGGTGAGAAAAATGTGAAAGCTTAAAGGAAACTTGAAGTTTGAAGATAAAAACCTAAATCATGGATCTTGAAGATGGACGATAAAGGAAAATAGTACTTTGTATCAAAAGTAGAAACATAAAGATGAAACCCTGATTTTGAAAGTTAGAATAAAACTTCCTTAACAAATTAAGATTGTATGTTTGGAATGGTAGCGAGTTGAATTCATCATAATtttggaaataataaataattatttttatagtgAACTTACTATGATTttgtctttataatttttaccaTCAACCTAAACATACTAGAAGTGTCatcaatagtattttttttttttagttttataacaACACTTCCCCTAAGAAAGTGTTCtaaaaaatgattcaaatttatctattttttaaataaaaataataacttaaataGGGAAGTGCTCTCAAAGTCATTgttcttattaaaataaataaataacatttcttTAGAGGTGCTACTAAAACCTTTACCCTTTGAGGTGAGGAAGGAagggagggaatggaagagaaTAGGGGAAAAATAATACTTCCATTTATCTCACAAGTGTTATTGATACTTCTATCTCACAAATGTTACAAAAACGGTTGTGGATGAAGTCATAAATTAAGGTCACTTTTGTTATAATGTAACAACGATGATGACCTTGAATATCAGCTATTGAGTGCATGTCTTATGAAAAGtgcacttgttttatttttcctcctTGCTAGCTATAGCTCTTCTAGCAATAGGTTTTATGAGACGCATCTTGCTGGATCAGCAAGGCAACATTATTTTACTGTTTGTGAACATGAATAGATTGCAGCTTCTTCCGATATAGAAGAGGTGCTACCTTTAGGATGGGGACTCTATCTCTAACTAGAGCGCTCATTCCTTGAAATGGAGTCAAACTCTTCTTGAATGGTCAAtggttttacaaaaaaattgaggTAATTGTTGGAGTAAAAGTGTGAGATGAAATTTACACCGAgtagaaatgaaaaaattgattaCCATACAAGTAAGGAGAAAACCCATAAAATTAGTCTTAAGATTTTAAGTTAAAGTGTGTCATCAAATTTCCTTAAGATTTTGGGTTTAGAATAAgaattgagttattttttatttcctttagttttttatttttttttctattttttgtagtttttttaaattaactattttttgttttaatttttttattttaccaatttatatatattaatttagaaaaaaatataatttatctaggatagcatttaagaaaaatacatatatttaagtgatctaattcttttacctaaacaaattaaataaataaaacatgttcaattttaatatagaatgaatataataataaaattaacatttttaattcataaatcttgcacttttttcttatataaagaaacttggtGAATGATGTtgctttaacttttatttttatttctattgatCTTTTGTGtctaaatatatttatgatattaaaattaaatgaacctaaaaatgataaaaagatcAAGATAAAgaactaattaaatttcatacatGATGAATAATTACAATgtaataaaacaaaagaatgaTTTAGTGAAAATAATTAGAGTtatttagtgaaaataaaaaaagtgattttaattatccaactaataaaataacaatgtagtattaagaaaaaagtgtaaaaattatacaaaattttatttaacaaattaagagagttttttttcctatactagcatataaataattaaaaagaaaaaaaacaattttaaaaaacaaacaaaaaaattcaattctcattctgaattgaattaaaaaaaaaaacctaatttaGAAATCGATCCTTGAAGTGAATAGAATCTTGTATTAttggaataaatattttttgggttgtattatttggataaatatttatttttatcattatttgagTGAAAAATTCGTTAGAAGGCACCCAGTGATTCCTAAAAGTGCTTATCCGTGGTAGTTGGCTTTACTTAAAACAATAAACGGGTCATTATATAGCAGTATTACACTGTAACCAAAGCACATTAACATGAATTATCATACATGATCAGTTTACAATGTAAGTCGATCCTAATTAAAAGGACTATGGAACAGTTTTTCAGCAATGTCTGCCAAGAAGATTAATAATAGTTTCAGTTTTATTGACGGAATATTTAAGCCTCTatttggttaaaattaattaacccccgaatttcaatttcaacctCATAAGTTGAACAAGAAATACTTTTCTGCGAACAACAATTAGCTTAGCCCCTTTAATTTTCTTATGCACAAAAAAGGCTCGCTGGCTGTTTGACTTCAAGATTATTTTCCGGATATTTTGGAGGATTATTGATTTCCACATAATCTTGT encodes the following:
- the LOC114408521 gene encoding uncharacterized protein LOC114408521: MFQSPRKFVTPFTKWVSDLNWRLGLTGLIIPLVLFITFFSLHYSSTSNGFSAFYPVQQFLFNIPFKFICEDDPVISKDELLRSKIAVCLVGGARRFELTGPSIIEMVLKEYPNSDLFLHSPLDKDTFKFSILKFAPNVAAVRIFHPQPLPENEPYVRVLTAHNSPNGIQGLLQYFNLVEGCLTMIKSHQQKHNFTYDWIIRTRVDGYWNAPLGPENFVPGKYLVPPGSSYGGLNDRLGIGDLRTSTVALSRLSLVPNLDSAGFNNLNSEAAFKAQLTTLNVSHVAKRLPFCVVSDRRYDFPPGRFGVPVAALSSPGPLSGAKCRPCRPACEGLCVETVMDNVEKEWSWTHWENGALQLCDAHDAWESGWEKIFDRFSGNKFAAARKRIHSMRMGECVKDFVQLRKRSAHWSAPPVDEICTLGLSPP
- the LOC114408284 gene encoding uncharacterized protein LOC114408284, with translation MEWQLNSEVMVKVSSMEKEGEKQKLGEGPQISRMEPVTHGAYGGGMYGTEKGQPEKQTKPPASESQSADGPVDKDAIKPKHNPPPSTGDRDLDITGQSYIQ